The following proteins are co-located in the Bombus pascuorum chromosome 3, iyBomPasc1.1, whole genome shotgun sequence genome:
- the LOC132904806 gene encoding NADH dehydrogenase [ubiquinone] 1 alpha subcomplex subunit 6, with protein MAARLTVGLKEAKPILSVSPVDARRRVITLYKTWYRQIPFILSNYDLPVSKEDCVKKLREEFERHANVKDIRVIDILLIKGQMELQETCSQWKPAATLMNYWKSTHEPKPKDFMSKFISGHD; from the exons ATGGCTGCTCGTTTAACCGTAGGTTTAAAAGAAGCAAAACCAATTTTGTCAGTAAGTCCTGTAGATGCTCGTAGAAGagtaataacattatataaaacatgGTACCGCCAAATTCCATTTATCT TGTCAAACTACGATCTTCCAGTGTCAAAAGAAGATTGTGTAAAAAAGTTACGGGAAGAATTTGAACGTCATGCCAACGTAAAGGATATAAGAGTGATCGATATCTTACTTATTAAA ggACAAATGGAACTTCAAGAAACTTGCTCTCAATGGAAACCAGCTGCAACATTAATGAATTATTGGAAATCAACTCATGAACCAAAGCCAAAGGACTTCATGTCCAAGTTCATTTCAGGTCAcgattaa
- the LOC132904788 gene encoding RNA-splicing ligase RtcB homolog, producing MVVRQYQEELKYLEKITETCWRIKKGFQPNMKVEGVFYVNNTLERLMFDELKNACRPGAVGGFLPGMKQIANVAALPGIVWRSVGLPDVHSGYGFAIGNMAAFDMNDPKSIVSPGGVGFDINCGVRLLRTNLFEEDVLPVKEQLAQSMFDHIPVGVGSKGIIPMNARDLEEALEMGMDWSLREGYIWAEDKEHCEEYGRMLNADSSKVSMRAKKRGLPQLGTLGAGNHYAEIQVVDQIYDKWAACKMGIEEKGQVCVMIHSGSRGFGHQVATDALVQMEKAMKRDNIETNDRQLACAHIKSQEGQDYLKAMAAAANFAWVNRSSMTFLSRQAFAKQFRQSPDDLDMHVIYDVSHNIAKIEEHMVDGKQKTLLVHRKGSTRAFPPHHPLIPVDYQLTGQPVLIGGTMGTCSYVLTGTDQAMKETFGSTCHGAGRALSRAKSRRNLDYTDVLEKLERQGISIRVASPKLVMEEAPESYKNVTDVVDTCHAAGISRKCIKLRPIAVIKG from the exons atggtaGTCAGGCAGTACcaagaagaattaaaatacttaGAAAAGATAACTGAAACATGCTGGAGGATAAAGAAGGGTTTTCAACCTAATATGAAG GTTGAAGgtgttttttatgtaaataacaCGTTAGAACGGTTAATGTTTGATGAGTTAAAAAATGCATGCAGACCAGGAGCAGTAGGTGGATTTCTCCCAGGTATGAAACAGATTGCCAATGTTGCTGCTCTTCCTGGTATAGTTTGGAGATCCGTTGGATTGCCTGATGTACATTCTGGATATGGTTTTGCAATTGGTAACATGGCAGCATTTGATATGAATGACCCAAAATCTATAGTATCACCTGGTGGAGTCGGATTTGACATAAATTGTGGAGTGCGTCTATTAAGAACTAACTTGTTCGAAGAGGATGTTTTGCCTGTAAAg GAACAACTTGCCCAAAGCATGTTTGATCACATTCCTGTCGGTGTTGGTTCAAAAGGAATCATACCTATGAATGCACGTGATTTAGAGGAAGCCTTAGAAATGGGAATGGATTGGTCTCTCAGAGAAGGTTATATCTGGGCAGAGGATAAAGAACATTGTGAAGAGTATGGTAGAATGCTTAATGCAGATTCTTCTAAGGTATCAATGAGGGCTAAGAAACGTGGACTTCCACAG cTAGGAACATTAGGTGCAGGGAACCACTATGCAGAGATTCAAGTAGTAGATCAAATTTACGACAAATGGGCAGCATGTAAAATGGGTATCGAAGAAAAGGGTCAGGTTTGTGTGATGATTCATTCTGGTAGCAGAGGATTTGGACACCAAGTTGCAACTG ATGCACTTGTACAAATGGAAAAGGCCATGAAACGAGACAATATCGAAACTAACGATAGGCAGTTAGCTTGCGCTCATATAAAATCTCAAGAAGGTCAAGATTATCTAAAAGCTATGGCTGCAGCTGCCAATTTTGCGTGGGTCAATAGAAGCTCTATGACATTCCTCAGTCGACAAGCATTTGCCAAACAGTTCCGACAATCTCCCGATGATTTAGACATGCATGTTATATATGATGTCTCCCataatattgcaaaaatagAAGAACATATGGTCGACGGAAAACAGAAAACCCTTCTAGTACATAGGAAG GGATCTACAAGAGCATTTCCACCTCACCATCCTTTGATTCCTGTAGACTATCAATTAACAGGTCAACCTGTTTTAATTGGCGGTACTATGGGAACTTGTAGTTACGTTCTTACTGGAACTGATCAAGCTATGAAAGAAACATTTGGATCCACGTGTCATGGAGCA GGTCGAGCTTTATCTAGAGCCAAGTCACGCAGAAACTTGGACTACACAGATGTACTAGAAAAATTAGAACGACAAGGAATATCGATTAGAGTCGCTTCGCCTAAATTAGTTATGGAAGAAGCACCAGAGTCTTACAAAAATGTAACAGATGTTGTAGATACGTGCCATGCTGCAGGTATTTCCcggaaatgtataaaattaaggCCAATTGCAGTTATCAAAGGATAA